In the Parasteatoda tepidariorum isolate YZ-2023 chromosome 3, CAS_Ptep_4.0, whole genome shotgun sequence genome, one interval contains:
- the LOC107446081 gene encoding uncharacterized protein isoform X1, protein MASEDDASQISEVNSVSESNENQKDYDSDSSNKEEKESKTSNVIDKSEPPQKPPETIPVRRPGRKRRGQIYDKNDDPETIKEKRKKRAVELKLKNLKWTLNQPADVSGKRQKKAPQRFELVPVDKRKSCMDDCEGFGEPLGCINWIHTKLQVASIYTLRLLHRTIYRKQGMFSEKLIRKTVGKFSGFPFDGTHPEMMKRREQLEKANASSLGHLCDLLALHRASKEVMIDRIIGFLLKPNRESVEEYMKVAMAGKMQQSSLNIGKAMCQSLRVIQDPFQPMLLCPTDQDGMRDLSLGEENSELNDIAWVKPDYFVEGNGVKLKFIRAIVHSIQAASDPFIELLHRLLFLNVDEKVNMRKSILEFSGYKCEVGSNEYMYRVRILAALPAEQLKLICKVLCLPTWHKSRQLLTEAIMDFLAAPRISVMKKRVPPHFTDEITFSFDGIKAIKSPLPELKSAESEEIEIVPDIHISDESPSNLECSMTNDNEYLGVKLKHFSNIHYQVISTPAAKLSDVHMILYLTTSAQNNIRRNVLEFSGYHFDENSTEYQCRRNLMEQMSLEDLKVVATVLCVSQYIVDESKESLIEAILKFLLKPSALLNSSTIMPTISPAPSARKIPVVKKKATSTCFPFQSLDGMPEIMISKVETLSNSKETNQSFNNVNNVISCTSTTVHEDIKPDIEKVKASLSSSIQIVPLPSPDVKSVTITPTSNRYVPILPTPVKTQESTKKEDTDEPLSKVKTSGIIPAPIAYFESDDEDDKPLSKMIGHPNDDQLRALVAKIIKDSRLDEITMKTVIRKVFDTYPNYDLSYRKEFIKSNVRLLLSQMDDQNCSVTTTVITI, encoded by the exons atggctTCTGAGGATGACGCTTCACAAATCTCGGAAGTAAATTCTGTTTCCGAGTCAAATGAGAATCAGAAAGATTATGATTCAGATTCAtctaataaagaagaaaaagaatccAAAACAAGCAATGTAATTGACAAATCTGAGCCTCCTCAAAAACCACCAGAAACTATTCCTGTGAGGAGACCTGGTCGGAAACGTCGTGGTCAGATCTACGATAAAAATGATGATCCAGagacaataaaagaaaaacggaAAAAACGGGCTGTggaactgaaattaaaaaatttgaaat gGACTCTAAATCAACCAGCAGATGTTAGTGGGAAACGGCAGAAAAAAGCCCCTCAAAGATTTGAGTTGGTTCCTgttgataaaagaaaatcatgtATGGATGATTGTGAAGGATTTGGAGAACCTTTAGGCTGCATAAATTGGA ttcatacaaaattacaagttgCTTCTATTTATACACTACGTTTACTTCATAGGACTATTTATCGCAAACAAGGAATGTTTTCA GAGAAACTTATAAGAAAAACTGTTGGAAAATTCAGTGGTTTcccttttgatggaactcatCCAGAAATGATGAAGAGAAGAGAACAGCTAGAAAA AGCTAATGCTAGTTCACTTGGGCATCTGTGTGACTTGTTAGCTCTTCATCGAGCCAGTAAAGAAGTAATGATAGATCGGATCAttggatttttattgaaaccaaATCGAGAAAGTGTAGAGGAATATatgaaag ttgcCATGGCTGGGAAAATGCAACAGTCAAGTCTGAATATAGGAAAAGCAATGTGCCAATCCTTGAGAGTTATTCAG gATCCTTTTCAGCCAATGCTGTTGTGTCCAACAGATCAg GACGGTATGAGAGATCTTTCTCTTGGAGAGgaaa attcaGAGCTAAATGATATTGCCTGGGTAAAACCTGATTACTTTGTTGAAGGAAATGGAGTTAAATTGAAGTTCATTCGTGCAA TTGTTCATAGTATTCAAGCTGCTTCagatccattcatcgaattatTACATCGTCtgctgtttttaaatgttgatgaG AAAGTCAACATGCGAAAAAGTATTCTTGAATTCAGTGGATACAAATGTGAAGTTGGTTCTAATGAATATATGTACAGAGTAAGAATTCTTGCAGC TTTACCTGCAGAGCAACTGAAACTTATTTGTAAAGTTCTTTGTCTTCCAACGTGGCATAAATCAAGACAGCTCTTGACTGAAGCAATTATGGACTTCCTTGCAGCACCTCGAATTTCTGTTATGAAGAAGAGAG ttcCTCCTCATTTTACTgatgaaattacattttcattcgATGGAATTAAAGCTATCAAATCTCCATTGCCTGag CTGAAGTCAGCAGAATCTGAGGAAATAGAAATAGTTCCTGACATACATATATCCGATGAAT CACCTTCCAATCTTGAGTGTAGCATGACAAATGATAATGAATATTTAGGAGTTAAACTGAAACATTTCTCAAATA tacaCTACCAAGTTATTAGTACTCCAGCTGCCAAATTAAGCGATGTTCACATGATTTTATACCTAACCACTAGTGCT caaaataacATTCGTCGTAATGTGCTTGAATTTTCTGGCTatcattttgatgaaaattctaCAGAGTATCAGTGTCGTAGGAACTTAATGGAACA GATGAGTTTGGAAGATCTTAAAGTAGTGGCTACTGTCCTTTGTGTTTCACAGTATATTGTTGATGAGTCAAAAGAGAGTCTTATAGAAGCaattctgaagtttttattaaagccATCAGCATTATTAAATA gTAGCACTATTATGCCAACAATATCACCTGCACCTTCAGCAAGAAAGATACCAGTTGTTAAGAAGAAGGCAACCAGCACTTGTTTTCCATTTCag tcACTTGATGGAATGCCAGAGATAATGATATCTAAAGTGGAAACTTTATCAAATTCCAAAGAAACAAACCAgtcatttaataatgtaaataatg TTATAAGCTGTACCAGTACAACTGTGCACGAAGATATCAAGCCTgatatagaaaaagttaaagctTCTCTT TCTAGTAGTATTCAAATAGTGCCATTACCTTCCCCTGATGTAAAAAGTGTAACAATTACCCCTACAAGCAATAGGTATGTGCCAATATTACCTACTCCAGTCAAAACTCAAGAATCCACTAAGAAGGAAGATACTGATGAGCCTTTATCAAAAGTCAAAACTTCAGGTA TTATTCCAGCACCCATAGCTTATTTTGAAAGTGATGATGAAGATGATAAGCCATTATCTAAAATGATTGGACATCCTAAT GATGATCAATTACGTGCTTTAGTAGCTAAAATCATCAAAGATTCCAGACTTGATGAAATAACCATGAAGACAGTAATAAGAAAA GTATTTGATACTTACCCGAATTATGATCTAAGTTAtcgaaaagaatttataaaatcaaatgtgagactg ctactGTCACAGATGGATGATCAAAACTGTTCTGTTACAACAACAGTGATTACAATTTAA
- the LOC107446081 gene encoding uncharacterized protein isoform X2: MASEDDASQISEVNSVSESNENQKDYDSDSSNKEEKESKTSNVIDKSEPPQKPPETIPVRRPGRKRRGQIYDKNDDPETIKEKRKKRAVELKLKNLKWTLNQPADVSGKRQKKAPQRFELVPVDKRKSCMDDCEGFGEPLGCINWIHTKLQVASIYTLRLLHRTIYRKQGMFSEKLIRKTVGKFSGFPFDGTHPEMMKRREQLEKANASSLGHLCDLLALHRASKEVMIDRIIGFLLKPNRESVEEYMKVAMAGKMQQSSLNIGKAMCQSLRVIQDPFQPMLLCPTDQDGMRDLSLGEENSELNDIAWVKPDYFVEGNGVKLKFIRAIVHSIQAASDPFIELLHRLLFLNVDEKVNMRKSILEFSGYKCEVGSNEYMYRVRILAALPAEQLKLICKVLCLPTWHKSRQLLTEAIMDFLAAPRISVMKKRVPPHFTDEITFSFDGIKAIKSPLPELKSAESEEIEIVPDIHISDESPSNLECSMTNDNEYLGVKLKHFSNIHYQVISTPAAKLSDVHMILYLTTSAQNNIRRNVLEFSGYHFDENSTEYQCRRNLMEQMSLEDLKVVATVLCVSQYIVDESKESLIEAILKFLLKPSALLNSSTIMPTISPAPSARKIPVVKKKATSTCFPFQSLDGMPEIMISKVETLSNSKETNQSFNNVNNVISCTSTTVHEDIKPDIEKVKASLSSSIQIVPLPSPDVKSVTITPTSNRYVPILPTPVKTQESTKKEDTDEPLSKVKTSVIPAPIAYFESDDEDDKPLSKMIGHPNDDQLRALVAKIIKDSRLDEITMKTVIRKVFDTYPNYDLSYRKEFIKSNVRLLLSQMDDQNCSVTTTVITI, encoded by the exons atggctTCTGAGGATGACGCTTCACAAATCTCGGAAGTAAATTCTGTTTCCGAGTCAAATGAGAATCAGAAAGATTATGATTCAGATTCAtctaataaagaagaaaaagaatccAAAACAAGCAATGTAATTGACAAATCTGAGCCTCCTCAAAAACCACCAGAAACTATTCCTGTGAGGAGACCTGGTCGGAAACGTCGTGGTCAGATCTACGATAAAAATGATGATCCAGagacaataaaagaaaaacggaAAAAACGGGCTGTggaactgaaattaaaaaatttgaaat gGACTCTAAATCAACCAGCAGATGTTAGTGGGAAACGGCAGAAAAAAGCCCCTCAAAGATTTGAGTTGGTTCCTgttgataaaagaaaatcatgtATGGATGATTGTGAAGGATTTGGAGAACCTTTAGGCTGCATAAATTGGA ttcatacaaaattacaagttgCTTCTATTTATACACTACGTTTACTTCATAGGACTATTTATCGCAAACAAGGAATGTTTTCA GAGAAACTTATAAGAAAAACTGTTGGAAAATTCAGTGGTTTcccttttgatggaactcatCCAGAAATGATGAAGAGAAGAGAACAGCTAGAAAA AGCTAATGCTAGTTCACTTGGGCATCTGTGTGACTTGTTAGCTCTTCATCGAGCCAGTAAAGAAGTAATGATAGATCGGATCAttggatttttattgaaaccaaATCGAGAAAGTGTAGAGGAATATatgaaag ttgcCATGGCTGGGAAAATGCAACAGTCAAGTCTGAATATAGGAAAAGCAATGTGCCAATCCTTGAGAGTTATTCAG gATCCTTTTCAGCCAATGCTGTTGTGTCCAACAGATCAg GACGGTATGAGAGATCTTTCTCTTGGAGAGgaaa attcaGAGCTAAATGATATTGCCTGGGTAAAACCTGATTACTTTGTTGAAGGAAATGGAGTTAAATTGAAGTTCATTCGTGCAA TTGTTCATAGTATTCAAGCTGCTTCagatccattcatcgaattatTACATCGTCtgctgtttttaaatgttgatgaG AAAGTCAACATGCGAAAAAGTATTCTTGAATTCAGTGGATACAAATGTGAAGTTGGTTCTAATGAATATATGTACAGAGTAAGAATTCTTGCAGC TTTACCTGCAGAGCAACTGAAACTTATTTGTAAAGTTCTTTGTCTTCCAACGTGGCATAAATCAAGACAGCTCTTGACTGAAGCAATTATGGACTTCCTTGCAGCACCTCGAATTTCTGTTATGAAGAAGAGAG ttcCTCCTCATTTTACTgatgaaattacattttcattcgATGGAATTAAAGCTATCAAATCTCCATTGCCTGag CTGAAGTCAGCAGAATCTGAGGAAATAGAAATAGTTCCTGACATACATATATCCGATGAAT CACCTTCCAATCTTGAGTGTAGCATGACAAATGATAATGAATATTTAGGAGTTAAACTGAAACATTTCTCAAATA tacaCTACCAAGTTATTAGTACTCCAGCTGCCAAATTAAGCGATGTTCACATGATTTTATACCTAACCACTAGTGCT caaaataacATTCGTCGTAATGTGCTTGAATTTTCTGGCTatcattttgatgaaaattctaCAGAGTATCAGTGTCGTAGGAACTTAATGGAACA GATGAGTTTGGAAGATCTTAAAGTAGTGGCTACTGTCCTTTGTGTTTCACAGTATATTGTTGATGAGTCAAAAGAGAGTCTTATAGAAGCaattctgaagtttttattaaagccATCAGCATTATTAAATA gTAGCACTATTATGCCAACAATATCACCTGCACCTTCAGCAAGAAAGATACCAGTTGTTAAGAAGAAGGCAACCAGCACTTGTTTTCCATTTCag tcACTTGATGGAATGCCAGAGATAATGATATCTAAAGTGGAAACTTTATCAAATTCCAAAGAAACAAACCAgtcatttaataatgtaaataatg TTATAAGCTGTACCAGTACAACTGTGCACGAAGATATCAAGCCTgatatagaaaaagttaaagctTCTCTT TCTAGTAGTATTCAAATAGTGCCATTACCTTCCCCTGATGTAAAAAGTGTAACAATTACCCCTACAAGCAATAGGTATGTGCCAATATTACCTACTCCAGTCAAAACTCAAGAATCCACTAAGAAGGAAGATACTGATGAGCCTTTATCAAAAGTCAAAACTTCAG TTATTCCAGCACCCATAGCTTATTTTGAAAGTGATGATGAAGATGATAAGCCATTATCTAAAATGATTGGACATCCTAAT GATGATCAATTACGTGCTTTAGTAGCTAAAATCATCAAAGATTCCAGACTTGATGAAATAACCATGAAGACAGTAATAAGAAAA GTATTTGATACTTACCCGAATTATGATCTAAGTTAtcgaaaagaatttataaaatcaaatgtgagactg ctactGTCACAGATGGATGATCAAAACTGTTCTGTTACAACAACAGTGATTACAATTTAA